One genomic window of Polyangium aurulentum includes the following:
- a CDS encoding SDR family NAD(P)-dependent oxidoreductase, with protein MLLKDKSIIVTGATSGIGAAAALEMARQGAKVVLAGRREDKGEALAEQIRKEGGKAFFVRTDVTQPADIEALVARTLGVFERLDGAFNNAGIPGAIDTFADVPPEEYRKLMAVNLDSVLLCMQHQIKAMRKTGGGAIVNCASILGIVTARGFSAYSTAKHGLIGMTKAAALDHAAEGIRVNAVLPGPVETEIWSHVNQGETLFAEFTSGVPMQRFARSEEIAKPVVFLLSDGSSYVTGTCLAIDGGYMLR; from the coding sequence ATGCTTTTGAAGGACAAGTCCATCATCGTCACCGGAGCGACCTCGGGCATCGGCGCGGCGGCCGCGCTGGAGATGGCGCGTCAGGGTGCGAAGGTGGTCCTCGCGGGGCGCCGCGAGGACAAGGGCGAGGCGCTGGCGGAGCAGATCCGCAAGGAGGGCGGCAAGGCCTTCTTCGTGCGCACGGACGTGACCCAGCCCGCCGACATCGAGGCGCTGGTGGCGCGCACGCTCGGGGTCTTCGAGCGGCTCGACGGCGCGTTCAACAACGCGGGCATCCCGGGGGCGATCGACACGTTCGCGGACGTGCCGCCGGAGGAATACCGCAAGCTCATGGCGGTGAACCTCGATTCGGTGCTGCTATGCATGCAGCATCAGATCAAGGCGATGCGCAAGACGGGCGGCGGGGCCATCGTCAACTGCGCCTCCATCCTCGGCATCGTCACGGCGCGGGGTTTTTCGGCGTATTCGACGGCCAAGCACGGGCTCATCGGGATGACCAAGGCGGCGGCGCTCGACCACGCCGCCGAGGGGATCCGCGTGAACGCGGTGCTGCCCGGTCCGGTGGAGACCGAGATCTGGAGCCACGTCAATCAGGGCGAGACCCTCTTCGCGGAGTTCACGTCGGGCGTGCCGATGCAGCGCTTCGCGCGCTCGGAGGAGATCGCGAAGCCGGTCGTGTTCCTCCTGTCGGATGGGTCGTCGTACGTGACCGGGACGTGCCTGGCGATCGACGGCGGGTACATGCTGCGCTGA
- a CDS encoding MFS transporter, whose protein sequence is MALLALAYVGFVSLGLPDAVLGVVWPSLRDVFSLPQAALGAPLAVSATSYFVSGMLAGTLMRRAGLGVLLAGSTALVTLAVAGFSLTPSFALFLAAGCVGGFGSGAIDAALNAYVARNFGARHMTWLHAAYSVGAALGPAIMTAVLARGAPWRTGYAVLAGILGVLAVCFTVTRRSWEGGPSATEETRTTAAPTGPLTEAPPHVLRRGRVWLQMAIFFVYTGVEVGAGQWAFTVFTEARGVDATRAGAWVSLYWASLMAGRIVLGFIVERVGPVLLVRLATGLAVLGAAVFAVPGLPPALGFAGLAVLGFALAPIYPGLMAETPRRMGPVHAPHAVGFQVSCATAGCAALPSLGGFVGQRMGLGTIPVFVAGCMLVLALLHETLVATVDGPARGEPRMVA, encoded by the coding sequence ATGGCCCTGCTCGCGCTCGCGTACGTGGGCTTCGTCAGCCTGGGGCTGCCCGACGCGGTGCTCGGGGTCGTGTGGCCCTCGCTGCGCGACGTCTTCTCGCTCCCCCAGGCCGCGCTCGGGGCGCCGCTCGCCGTCTCCGCCACCTCGTACTTCGTGTCCGGCATGCTGGCCGGCACCCTCATGCGGCGCGCCGGGCTCGGCGTGCTCCTGGCCGGCAGCACGGCGCTCGTCACGCTCGCCGTCGCGGGCTTCTCGCTCACGCCGAGCTTCGCCCTCTTTCTCGCCGCCGGGTGCGTCGGGGGCTTCGGGTCCGGGGCCATCGACGCGGCCCTCAACGCGTACGTCGCCCGCAACTTCGGCGCCCGCCACATGACGTGGCTGCACGCGGCGTACAGCGTGGGCGCGGCCCTCGGGCCCGCCATCATGACGGCCGTCCTCGCGCGCGGGGCGCCCTGGCGCACGGGCTACGCGGTGCTCGCCGGGATCCTCGGCGTGCTCGCGGTCTGCTTCACGGTCACGCGCCGGAGCTGGGAGGGGGGGCCCTCGGCCACCGAGGAGACCCGCACCACCGCCGCGCCGACGGGCCCTTTGACGGAGGCGCCGCCGCACGTGCTGCGCCGCGGCCGGGTGTGGCTGCAGATGGCCATCTTCTTCGTGTACACGGGCGTCGAGGTGGGCGCGGGCCAGTGGGCGTTCACCGTCTTCACCGAGGCGCGGGGCGTGGACGCGACCCGGGCGGGCGCGTGGGTCAGCCTCTACTGGGCGAGCCTGATGGCGGGCCGCATCGTGCTCGGCTTCATCGTCGAGCGCGTGGGCCCGGTGCTCCTCGTGCGCCTCGCGACCGGGCTCGCCGTGCTCGGCGCGGCCGTGTTTGCCGTCCCCGGTCTGCCGCCGGCCCTGGGCTTTGCTGGGCTCGCGGTCCTCGGCTTCGCGCTCGCGCCCATCTATCCGGGCCTGATGGCCGAGACGCCGCGGCGCATGGGCCCGGTGCACGCCCCCCACGCCGTGGGATTCCAGGTGAGCTGCGCGACCGCGGGATGCGCGGCCCTGCCGAGCCTCGGCGGCTTCGTCGGGCAGCGGATGGGGCTCGGGACGATCCCGGTCTTCGTGGCGGGATGCATGCTGGTGCTCGCGCTCCTGCACGAGACCCTGGTGGCGACGGTGGATGGGCCGGCCCGGGGCGAGCCGCGCATGGTGGCGTGA
- a CDS encoding phosphotransferase has protein sequence MFADPRAVFPTDRLGEIRDITPLTLGMSGAQVHAVTTDKGAYVVRIQGPDAPGFERVLALYRLVSDHGVAPRLVHVDEAARCTVTEKISGVLFAQAFGAPETRGAAMGSLVERLATLHSIPVSDLKGAVAPVLSPREVWNEHSQRPGFPAWALPLGKRLEEAEALLAADPRRVLCHCDLNPGNMLWDGKRVWLLDWDVASLQHPYTDLATFSNFVMLPDDAAFGLAAAEQGAPLTPEQKKTFLALRDVMRIVFGCIFLRFVPDLQAVAVPSREEAPTLAEVYAGMQTGAIDLKSADGQVRMACAVLAQVH, from the coding sequence ATGTTCGCTGATCCTCGCGCCGTCTTTCCCACCGACCGCCTGGGCGAGATACGGGACATCACGCCGCTCACGCTTGGAATGTCGGGCGCGCAGGTCCACGCCGTGACGACGGACAAGGGCGCGTACGTGGTCCGTATCCAGGGGCCGGACGCCCCGGGCTTCGAGCGCGTGCTGGCCCTCTACCGCCTGGTCTCCGATCACGGGGTCGCCCCTCGGCTCGTGCACGTGGACGAGGCGGCGCGCTGTACGGTGACCGAGAAGATCTCCGGCGTGCTGTTCGCGCAGGCGTTCGGGGCGCCGGAGACGCGGGGGGCCGCGATGGGCAGCCTCGTCGAGAGGCTCGCGACCCTTCATTCGATCCCCGTCTCGGACCTGAAGGGCGCCGTGGCCCCCGTCCTTTCCCCGCGCGAGGTGTGGAACGAGCACAGCCAGCGGCCGGGGTTCCCCGCGTGGGCGTTGCCGCTCGGCAAGCGGCTCGAGGAGGCGGAGGCGCTGCTGGCCGCGGATCCGCGCAGGGTCCTGTGCCATTGCGACCTCAATCCCGGGAACATGCTCTGGGACGGCAAGCGCGTGTGGCTGCTCGATTGGGACGTGGCGAGCCTGCAACACCCCTACACGGACCTCGCGACCTTCTCGAACTTCGTCATGCTCCCGGACGACGCCGCCTTCGGGCTCGCCGCGGCCGAGCAAGGCGCGCCCCTCACCCCCGAGCAGAAAAAGACGTTCCTCGCCCTGCGCGACGTCATGCGGATTGTTTTTGGCTGCATCTTCTTGCGCTTCGTCCCCGACCTGCAGGCGGTCGCGGTGCCGAGCCGCGAGGAGGCGCCGACGCTCGCCGAGGTTTACGCGGGCATGCAGACGGGGGCGATCGACCTGAAGTCGGCGGACGGGCAGGTGCGGATGGCTTGCGCGGTGCTCGCGCAGGTGCATTGA